From the genome of Geobacter sp. SVR, one region includes:
- the leuB gene encoding 3-isopropylmalate dehydrogenase encodes MAKINKIAVLPGDGIGPEVMAEALRVLDAVEGKFGVTFERTHANVGGAGIDNEGKALPQTTIDICKASDAILFGSVGGPKWESLPPDEQPERGALLPLRKIFGLYANLRPAIIFPSLTGASSLKEEVISGGFNVLVIRELTGGIYFAQPKGIEGQGRERVGFDTMRYSVPEIERITHVAFQAARKRGKKVCSIDKANVLSSSVLWREVVTGIAKEYPDVELSHMYVDNAAMQLVRWPKQFDVILCENMFGDILSDEAAMLTGSLGMLPSASLAEGTFGMYEPSGGSAPDIAGQGIANPIAQILSMGMMLKFSFGLVEAADAIDNAVAKVLDQGIRTRDIFQNKPGEKLVNTKAMGDAIIAAL; translated from the coding sequence ATGGCTAAGATCAATAAAATAGCGGTTCTGCCGGGTGACGGCATCGGGCCGGAGGTGATGGCCGAGGCGTTGCGCGTGCTGGACGCCGTGGAGGGCAAATTCGGGGTAACCTTCGAGCGTACCCATGCCAATGTGGGGGGCGCCGGCATCGACAACGAGGGCAAGGCCCTGCCCCAGACGACCATCGATATCTGCAAAGCCAGCGATGCCATCCTGTTCGGCTCGGTCGGCGGCCCCAAATGGGAAAGCCTGCCTCCCGACGAGCAGCCGGAGCGCGGCGCGTTGCTGCCGCTGCGCAAGATCTTCGGGCTGTACGCCAACCTGCGTCCGGCCATCATCTTCCCCTCTCTGACCGGCGCCTCATCCCTCAAGGAGGAGGTCATCAGCGGTGGCTTCAACGTACTGGTAATCCGCGAACTGACCGGCGGCATCTATTTCGCCCAGCCCAAGGGAATCGAGGGGCAGGGGCGCGAGCGGGTCGGCTTCGACACCATGCGTTACAGCGTTCCCGAAATCGAGCGCATCACCCATGTCGCTTTCCAGGCTGCCCGTAAGCGGGGCAAGAAGGTCTGCTCCATCGACAAGGCCAACGTGCTCTCTTCGTCGGTGCTGTGGCGCGAGGTGGTGACCGGCATTGCCAAGGAATACCCCGATGTCGAGCTGTCCCATATGTACGTGGACAACGCCGCCATGCAGCTGGTGCGCTGGCCCAAGCAGTTCGACGTGATCCTGTGCGAGAACATGTTCGGCGACATCCTCTCCGATGAGGCCGCCATGCTGACCGGTTCGCTGGGCATGCTCCCCTCTGCCTCGCTGGCCGAGGGCACCTTCGGCATGTACGAGCCCTCCGGCGGTTCGGCTCCTGACATCGCCGGCCAAGGCATCGCCAATCCGATCGCGCAGATCCTCTCCATGGGCATGATGCTTAAGTTTTCCTTCGGACTGGTCGAAGCAGCCGACGCCATCGATAACGCCGTGGCCAAGGTGCTGGATCAGGGCATCCGTACCCGCGATATCTTCCAGAACAAGCCGGGCGAGAAGCTGGTCAACACGAAAGCGATGGGCGACGCCATAATCGCGGCGCTGTAG
- the metK gene encoding methionine adenosyltransferase, giving the protein MAEKFIFTSESVSEGHPDKVADQVSDAILDAILAQDPKARVACETLVTTGMAVIAGEITTNAVINYSEIARATIKEIGYTDSEMGFDAETCAVLVSVDKQSPDIAQGVNEGDGLHKEQGAGDQGLMFGYACNETPELMPMPIQLAHELVAKLAEVRKSGKLPFLRPDSKSQVSVEYVNGKPSRIDTVVISTQHTPDVTHKQIEDGVIAEVVKQVIPAELLDAETRYFINPTGRFVVGGPMGDCGLTGRKIIVDTYGGMGRHGGGAFSGKDPSKVDRSAAYMGRYVAKNLVAAGLAERCEVQVAYAIGVAQPVSIMVHTFGTGKVSEDRLAELVREVFDMRPRAITEQLDLMRPIYRKTAAYGHFGRELPEFTWERTDKAAILKEKAGL; this is encoded by the coding sequence ATGGCCGAAAAATTCATTTTTACCTCCGAGTCGGTATCCGAAGGACATCCGGACAAGGTAGCCGATCAGGTTTCCGATGCGATCCTGGATGCCATTCTGGCCCAGGACCCGAAGGCCCGCGTTGCCTGCGAAACCCTGGTGACCACCGGCATGGCGGTCATCGCCGGAGAGATCACCACCAATGCCGTGATCAACTATTCCGAAATCGCCCGTGCCACTATCAAGGAGATCGGCTACACGGATTCGGAAATGGGTTTTGATGCCGAAACGTGCGCCGTGCTGGTTTCAGTCGACAAACAGTCCCCGGACATCGCCCAGGGAGTCAATGAAGGCGACGGGCTGCACAAGGAGCAGGGGGCCGGCGACCAGGGGCTTATGTTCGGCTATGCCTGCAACGAAACCCCGGAACTGATGCCGATGCCGATCCAGCTGGCGCACGAGCTGGTGGCCAAGCTGGCCGAAGTCCGCAAATCGGGCAAGCTGCCGTTTCTGCGCCCCGATTCCAAGTCCCAGGTTTCGGTGGAATATGTCAATGGAAAGCCGAGCCGCATTGACACCGTCGTGATTTCGACCCAGCACACCCCGGATGTGACCCACAAGCAGATCGAAGACGGGGTGATCGCAGAGGTGGTCAAGCAGGTCATTCCGGCCGAGCTGCTGGACGCCGAAACGCGTTACTTCATCAACCCAACCGGTCGGTTCGTGGTTGGCGGCCCCATGGGGGATTGCGGCCTGACCGGCCGCAAGATCATCGTGGATACCTACGGCGGCATGGGCCGTCACGGCGGCGGCGCCTTCTCGGGCAAGGATCCTTCCAAGGTCGATCGCTCGGCCGCCTACATGGGGCGCTATGTGGCCAAGAATCTGGTGGCGGCAGGTCTGGCGGAGCGGTGCGAGGTGCAGGTGGCCTATGCCATCGGCGTGGCCCAGCCGGTTTCGATCATGGTGCACACCTTCGGTACCGGCAAGGTTTCCGAAGACCGCCTGGCAGAGCTGGTGCGCGAAGTATTCGACATGCGTCCCCGTGCCATTACCGAGCAGTTGGACCTGATGCGTCCGATCTACCGCAAGACCGCCGCATATGGTCATTTCGGCCGCGAATTGCCGGAATTCACCTGGGAGCGGACCGACAAGGCCGCCATCCTCAAGGAGAAGGCGGGTCTGTAA